DNA from Flavobacteriales bacterium:
ATGGCGCGGAGGGTGATCACGTGCCACCGAAGCCCAAGGTCGTTCGTGAATACGAGTTCGGGCATGAAGAGAGCGAGCCGCAGGTGATCGTGCCGCCGGGTGTGCCGCCGGATGAACGCGTGAACCTGAACGGCGACGAGGTGGATGACCTGGTGATCACCGGCCGTCGCGAGCGAATTGATGGAACCAACGAGCAGGGCCGCTTCATCCGGGGCATCTCACCGATGCCCGGCACTCAATTGCTCATGTCCCGTGAGCGCTGGGGCGTGCTGGGCTTCTTCCCGCTGCACGAAGGCGAGGTATTGACTCCGGAGCGACTGGCCAGTGGGCTTGGCGCTGGCGTGCTCGCCTGGGCTGATGGTGCGCAGGTGTTCATCCCGGTCGCGCACCATCCGGTCGGCATGTCCGGTCGACCGCAGGGCTGGTCGTTCGAGGCGGATGCCTTCAACGGTGCGCTCGTATTCCGGACCATGGAATACGGCCGACCGACCATCGGTACGCTCGAGATCGTTACGGACGGGAGCGGAGGGCAGTTCGGAGTGCGGCCACAGACCTGGGTGGAGGAAGGGCAGGTGCTGGAGGTGCGCTAGCTCGCATCTTCGCCCCGCGTCGTTCGCCGATGCGTGAACCATGACCGACCAGGAACTCGCCCGCGCGCTGCGCGCCCTGAGCCGCAACGCGCTCATGCTGCAGACGGAGCTGCGCAATGGCCTCGTGGATGAGGGCCTCATCGCCGACATCGAGGCGTGCATGGAGCAGGGCATCTCGCTGGATGCGCGTTGCGCGGCGCTGGTGGGGCTGGTGGATGCCCTGCGCGAGAGCACCTTGACCCCGCGCGCGGAACTGTTGAGCGACACCATTCGTGCGTGCGAGAAGCTGCGCGATGGGATCGAGCGCGTGCTGGGGCGCTTGTGAGGCAGCAGGGTTCAGTGCTCGCCGCATCCGGCGCAGCCGGTGCACGGGCCGCACGCCACGCTGCCGGCCGACTGACCCGCCTGCGCGGACTTCCGCTTCGGTGCCCACACCCAAGCCAGGTAAAGCGCGGCGCCGAGCACGATGGCGATGGTGAGCGCGGTCTGCATCACGGAGTGGTGAGGAATGCGGTGAGCTGGTAGGTGATGAGGCTGGCAAGGTACGCCAGCCCGAAGAGGTAGCCCCCCATGATCCACATCTGCTTCCACGAGCCGGTCTCGCGCTTCACCACCACGAAGGTGCTGAGGCATTGCGGCGCGAACACCATCCACAGCAGCAGCGAGAGCTTGGTGGCCAGCGGCCATTCGCGCGTGATGCGCTCGCGGAGCTGTTCGTCCACCTCGCCCTCATCGCCGTCCATGGCATAGGCGGTGCCCAGCGCGCTCACCACCACTTCACGAGCGGCCATGCCGGGCACCAGCGCGAAGGAGATCTGCTCGTTGAAGCCGATGGGCTTGAAGACGTAGTGCAGCGCGTGACCCAGTTCGCCGGCCAGGCTGCGACCATTCTCGCGCGGTGAGGGAACGGTGTAGAGCGCCCACATCACGATCGTGAGGGCGAGGATGATGGTGCCCACACGGCGCAGGAAGATCATGGCGCGCTCCCACAGGCCGATGACCAGGCTGCGGCCATCGGGCCATTGGTAGGCCGGAAGCTCCATCATCAGCGGGGAGCGTGCCGCGTGCTTGTCGCTGCGCTTGATCACCCAGGCCACCGTCATGGCGGCCACCACGCCGAGCACGTAGAGGCCCACCATCACCAGGGCGGCGGCCATGGCATCGTCGGGGAAGAGGGCAGCGACGAGGAGCGTGTACACGGGGATGCGCGCCGAGCAGGCCATCAGCGGCGCGATGAGGATGGTGGTGAGCCGGTCGCGCCAATGGCTGATGGTGCGCGTGGCCATGATGCCCGGTATGGCGCAGGCGAAGCTGCTCAGCAGGGGGATGAACGAGCGGCCGGACAGCCCGGCAGCGCTCATGGGCTTGTCCAGCAGGAAGGCCGCGCGCGGCAGGTAGCCCGAGGCCTCCAGCGCCAGGATGAAAAGGAAGAGGATGAGGATCTGCGGCAGGAAGACGATCACGCCGCCCACGCCGCCGATGACGCCTTCCACCAGCAGGCCGCGCAAGGGGCCTTCAGGCATGTTGGCTTCCACCAGGCCCGCGATGGCGCCGAAGCCGTCCTCGATCCAGCCGGAGAGCATGTCGCCGCCGGAGAACACCGCCAGGAAGGTGGCGAAGAGCACCAGCGCCAGCACTGCGAAGCCCCACAACGGATGCATCAGGAAGCGGTCGATGCGGATGCTCGGGTCCTGGTCGATGGCCGGCGCGGTGACGGTGCGGTTGAAGATGCCGAGCACATCGCGCTGCGTGGCCAGCACCTGCTCCACGCCGGGCGGCCTCCAATGTGCGGGCGGCGCATCGCGCATCGGCGCATCCAGCAGGGCGCGCAGCTCATCAGCGCCGTGCGCGTGCACGCTCACCGTCTCCACCACGGGGAGATTCAGCTCGCGCGACAGCAGCGCCTTGTCGATCCGGATGCCGAGCTGTTTGGCGCGGTCCATCTTGTTCAGCACCACCAGCAGTGGCAGCCCGAGCTGCCGGGCCTCGAGCACCAGGCGCAGGTGCAGCCGCAGGTTGGTGGCGTCGGCCACGCACACCAGCAGGTCGGGCAGTGCCTCCTGGCTGTGACCGGTGATCACGTCGCGCGTCACGGCCTCGTCGGTGCTGAGCGCGTTCAGGCTGTAGGCGCCGGGCAGATCGAGCACGTGGATGCGTCGTCCGCTGGCCGTGCGCATCACGCCTTCCTTGCGCTCCACGGTGACGCCGGCGTAGTTGGCCACCTTCTGGCGGCTGCCGGTGAGCAGGTTGAAGAGGGCCGTCTTGCCGCAATTGGGGTTGCCCAGCAGGGCGATGCGCCGGGGCAGGGCGGGAGAGGGGCCGCTCATCTAGCTGTTGGCGATGACTTGGATGAAGGCGGCCTCGCGCCGGCGCAGCGCGAACGTGGTATGCCCCAGGCGGATGGCGAGCGGGTCGCGGCCGGGTTTCGCCTCGCGCACCACCTGCACGCGCTCGCCGGGCACGAAGCCCAGTTCAAGCAGGCGCAGCACCAGGTTGCGGTCGGCGGCATCGGCGGGCACGGTGACGCCGGCCACGGTGGCCCACGCCGCTTCGGACAGCTGGTCCAGGCTCACCGTGCGCTCACGCTTCGCTTCCATAGGGGGCGCGAAGGTCCGAACGGAATGGGTGCGGTGGAATACCGCGATCAGGGTATGTGACGTCCCGAAGGGACGAGACATGGATAGCCCACCAATGACCCAGAATGCCGAAGCGTCCCGTAGGGACGCGATATTGGTGAGCAACGCCAGATATTCCGCATATTCGAATGACCCAACGGAGCATGTTCGGCTCATGGCCAATACCTACACCCAGATCCACATCCAAGCCGTTTTCGCTGTGCAGAACCGGGCCAGCTTGATCTCCCCGACCTGGAAGGATGAGCTGTACCGGTACATCACGGGTATCATCCAGAACCATGGCCACAAGCTCCTACAGATCAATGGCATGCCCGATCACGTGCACATCCTCTTCGGCATGCGGCCTACGCAGTCCCTTTCCGAATTGATGCAACATAGTGAAGCAGGATTCCTCGAGATGGATCAACCAGAAGGGCTTTGTTCGAGGCAGGTTCTCCTGGCAGGAGGGCTATGGCGCATTCTCCTATTCCAAAGGTGATGTTCCACGGGTGGTCGATTACATCAAGAACCAGGAAGAGCACCATCGTCATAAGAGCTTCCAGCAAGAATACCTCGAGGTCCTGAGGGAGTTCGAGGTCCAGCACGATGAGCAGTATGTCTTCAAGCCCATCGAATGACACATGCCGTACCTGACGGCACGGAATCCACGGTGCCACCTTCGATCAACCCATAGCTAGTCCCTACGGGACTGCGCACCTCCCATGCCCCGCATCTTCAACACCATCCGCCAGCGCCTGCTGAAGGAGAACCGCTTCACCCGCTACCTGGTCTATGCCGTGGGCGAGATCGTGCTGGTGGTGATCGGCATCCTGATCGCGTTGCAGATCAACAACAACAACGACCTGCGGAAGGCGCGTGCGCGGGAGATCAGGTACCTGGAGAACATCAAGGCCGACCTCGTCGCGAACCAGGAGAAGGCAAGGGACTTCATCGCCGTGCGCGCCGAGTGCATCAGCGCCACCCAGCGCATCATCGCCAAGATCGACGGCGAGCCCATCTCCGACTGGAAGGCCTTCAACAAGGACTGCATCTCCATCTATGGATGGCAGCGTTATTACCCCATCAACTTCACCTTCAAGGAGCTGATGAACTCCGGCAGCCTCGCCCTCCTCTCGAACGACAGCGTGAAGACGGCCCTGCTGAAGCTGGAGCAGCTCTACGAGAAGGTGAAGGCCGAGGAGGACCACTTCCGCTTCGACTCGGAGGAGGTGATCTACAAGCCGGCGTACGAGCTCATCGACCTCGGGCCAACCCTGGAGCTGTACATGGGCAAGGACGTGGTGATGCGCCTGGAGGACTTCGCGCCCTACTTCGCCGACAAGCGCGTGAAGAACGGATTCCTCATGGCGTTCCTGGAGTTCTCCACCATGAACCGCCAATTGGACCAGGTGCTGAAGCTCAGCGATCAGCGCATCGCCATGATCGACCGGGAACTCAGCTGGGAGAGCTGATGCGCTCCTCAAGCGCGCCCTAGCGCCACAATGAATGGGTGGCCGCCTTCCCCGTCGCGTTGTCCACGATCACAACCAATGGCTCCGCAAGCTTACCCTCCTCGCTGGGCCGCGTGCCCACGAAGGCGAATGAACGCTCGCCCGGAAGGATCTGCGTGAGGTGGAAGCGGTCGATCCCGGTGTCGGCGCTCCACAGGATGCGGCCGGCGGTATCCACGCGCGAGACGATGGCGAGGCCCTTCAGCCCCGGCGCGGATGTGTGGATCATCAAGGCGCCATCGGGGTCCGCCAAACGGAGCGCTTCGCTCTTATCGTCCATGCGCAGGAAGGCGGCGTTCAGGTATTCTTCTTCGCCGACCGGGGCCATGCCCAGGATGCGGTGGTACTTGCCATCAACAGGCGCCTCGAGCGCGCCGCGATGGAAGCGGCGCATGCGTTTCCGGTTCTCCTGCGGGACAACCCGGCGCACGAACTTCCTCGGAGCGAACTCGCCCAGAAGCTCCTCTTCCGCATGCAGGCCGAGCCAATGACCATCGGCGACGATGAAGCCGGCGGAAAGGAAGCGGTCGGGATCCGGAGTGATGCGTGCGCCCGGTTGCGGCACGGATGGGTCGCGCACCTCAGCGGGCTGCAGCAGCGCGTGGCGCCGCAGGTCCACACCGCCGATGGAACCCGCCCTGGCCTTGGAGCCGGGGTTGACGTCGAACCACAGGACCTGTCCATCGCTGCCCAGGATTCGTGCCAGCGCGTACTCGTTGGGCGCAAGGCCCTCAGCGATGAGGATCTTCTTGGGCTCGTTGCCATCAAGGGGAATGAGCAGGATGCTGATGCTCGTGGTGGTATTCCCGCCGCGGCCAGTGATCTCGGGCAGGTGCGGGTCGGTGGCCCGGATGAGCGTGGCGATGTGGCTTTCGGTGCGCACGCATTCGCCCAGCTGAACCCCGCTCGCGGGGGCCACGGAGAGGACCTTCTTCCCGAACAACATGACCGCAGCGAAGATGAGCGCCGAAACGCCCATGAATAGCCCGAACTTGAACCGCAGCGAACGGTACCGCCGATACCATGCAGCAGCAGCTTCCTGATTGTCGGTTGAAGACTTCATGCGTCGAACGTCATCGCTTGATGGTGATCCATCCGCCATCCTCGTCGATATCGGCCCGGCAGCCGCCGGCCTTCTGCCGGATCACCTCATCCGCCACGAAGCGCATGATCCCCGCGCGCTGCGCCACCGCCCAAGGATGGCCATGTTGCCATTCCGATGCGCTGCTGATGTGCACGATCACCACGGCATCGCCGCCGGCGAACTCCCACCAGCCCGTGATGCGGCGGCCTTCCGACTCGTAGGTCACGCTTCCGGACCGACCTTCCACGGTGATGGTGACCTTGCCGCTCATGGCGTGCCGAAGATGGCGATCTTCACCCGGATGTCCTGGAAGATCGCCCTTGCCGTCGCCCTGCTCACGGCCATCATCACCGCCGTCGTCACGGCTCCGGTGGCCGACAAGGTGACCCGGTTGCACGGGGTGAGCGATTTCGAGGGCGGGCGGGGCATGGCCATCGCCTTCATGCTCATCCCGGCGGGCTTCATCGGGGGCTTCCTCCTCGGCCTGCTGGGAACCAAGCTGGTCCATGCCACGGAATGGGCGCACTTCTGGAAGGCGGCAGGGCTGTCTGTGCTGCTGGGCCAGGTGGCGCTCTTCGGCGTGTCGGGCCTCAGCCTGCTGTCGATCCCGAGGCCGCCGCTGATTGACGGGCATGCCTTGGTGCTGGAGGTGGAGGTAATGGTGCCCCTGGCGCGGATCACCGAATCTGCGAAGGCCCCCGATGCCATGCGGGTCAGCCTCTATGCCGGGCCGAAGGACAACCATTACGCCGACATCGACCGCTCGCGCTTCCGGGAGGAGGATGGACGGCTGGTGGTGCCGGCCACGGCGCAGCTCAACAGCCGA
Protein-coding regions in this window:
- a CDS encoding ferrous iron transporter B, which codes for MSGPSPALPRRIALLGNPNCGKTALFNLLTGSRQKVANYAGVTVERKEGVMRTASGRRIHVLDLPGAYSLNALSTDEAVTRDVITGHSQEALPDLLVCVADATNLRLHLRLVLEARQLGLPLLVVLNKMDRAKQLGIRIDKALLSRELNLPVVETVSVHAHGADELRALLDAPMRDAPPAHWRPPGVEQVLATQRDVLGIFNRTVTAPAIDQDPSIRIDRFLMHPLWGFAVLALVLFATFLAVFSGGDMLSGWIEDGFGAIAGLVEANMPEGPLRGLLVEGVIGGVGGVIVFLPQILILFLFILALEASGYLPRAAFLLDKPMSAAGLSGRSFIPLLSSFACAIPGIMATRTISHWRDRLTTILIAPLMACSARIPVYTLLVAALFPDDAMAAALVMVGLYVLGVVAAMTVAWVIKRSDKHAARSPLMMELPAYQWPDGRSLVIGLWERAMIFLRRVGTIILALTIVMWALYTVPSPRENGRSLAGELGHALHYVFKPIGFNEQISFALVPGMAAREVVVSALGTAYAMDGDEGEVDEQLRERITREWPLATKLSLLLWMVFAPQCLSTFVVVKRETGSWKQMWIMGGYLFGLAYLASLITYQLTAFLTTP
- a CDS encoding FeoA family protein — encoded protein: MEAKRERTVSLDQLSEAAWATVAGVTVPADAADRNLVLRLLELGFVPGERVQVVREAKPGRDPLAIRLGHTTFALRRREAAFIQVIANS
- a CDS encoding DUF6090 family protein, which codes for MPRIFNTIRQRLLKENRFTRYLVYAVGEIVLVVIGILIALQINNNNDLRKARAREIRYLENIKADLVANQEKARDFIAVRAECISATQRIIAKIDGEPISDWKAFNKDCISIYGWQRYYPINFTFKELMNSGSLALLSNDSVKTALLKLEQLYEKVKAEEDHFRFDSEEVIYKPAYELIDLGPTLELYMGKDVVMRLEDFAPYFADKRVKNGFLMAFLEFSTMNRQLDQVLKLSDQRIAMIDRELSWES